The following proteins are encoded in a genomic region of Corylus avellana chromosome ca4, CavTom2PMs-1.0:
- the LOC132178461 gene encoding uncharacterized protein LOC132178461, whose protein sequence is MSDGGDLSRNRGNAYHVQLKRMRWYRIQNFLPGRCIFCCAAGSHTREHSLAVISTGTTANCKHTPRQHLKMERATMAKSYCLAIVLVLAFGLGSSVGVPRTRKHYVKFINNLNNKVLNVNCKNQNPYIDLNLQILLPKEAYEFNYNVTRAMAFSCDLRHGFTSSTFGVSDKATKRECGGNHCNWKAEDTGVYLLNLRTKQYKFKYGWGK, encoded by the exons ATGTCTGACGGCGGGGATCTTTCACGGAATAGAGGGAATGCATACCATGTTCAGTTGAAGAGAATGAGGTGGTATAGAATTCAGAACTTCTTGCCTGGTCGGTGCATATTCTGT TGCGCAGCAGGCAGCCACACCCGAGAGCACTCATTGGCTGTTATAAGCACAGGGACGACTGCAAATTGCAAGCATACTCCTCGTCAACATTTGAAGATGGAGCGCGCGACAATGGCCAAGTCTTATTGCCTTGCAATCGTCCTTGTCTTAGCCTTTGGCCTGGGTAGCTCCGTCGGGGTACCCCGCACGAGAAAGCACTATGTGAAGTTCATCAACAACCTTAACAACAAAGTGCTTAACGTCAACTGCAAAAACCAGAACCCATACATTGATCTCAACCTTCAAATTCTTCTGCCCAAGGAGGCTTACGAGTTTAACTACAATGTAACACGCGCCATGGCTTTCAGCTGCGATCTGCGACATGGGTTTACAAGCTCGACTTTCGGCGTCAGTGACAAAGCAACCAAAAGAGAGTGCGGTGGAAACCACTGCAATTGGAAAGCGGAGGACACTGGAGTTTACTTGCTTAACCTCAGAACAAAACAGTACAAATTCAAATATGGATGGGGAAAGTGA
- the LOC132180019 gene encoding chloroplast sensor kinase, chloroplastic codes for MLLFAIPPQPPLSSPHSHTCAPHFYTSLHSLGPNAHRRRSFLLFAPSSSPSSLASSSPSHALRHVSQDDDEPDGAMVSSASALASAIRRASTSPVEFMQRIDKDQKSRLVLPSPDFQRLCVEQLDLFRRIVDPEALLSVYVRPAGSYVMDRLELRRVTVYPGGADVADTVIIVGNFSVPTGLRAAEAALSNQQVEVMPENRAVVFPMVKHPFVLGFLVAELPMETCGNGESEGRDLIHRYPSPEEAYASPLGSWETRSVKEEPKRMYRFSAEQRANAINIARSLAMAHVMDQKAMLLKQSSWQNNVRMSNLVEQIRGPLSSIRTLSKMLSIQLKRSEIAYDIVEDMLVQGDSMRDTLQQIQDAVYLTKANIVHYNEETLKKVHHSTYTHESVRSQLPDNFSSDGSRNKKQTSGKPLSLNAVAKDLEMPLPPLALAPLQHGIRPCNVSDVLAALVEAVRPLAHKQQRMVELSELSDPLEAAVEEPALRQALSNLIEGALLRTHVGGKVEIVFTGAPAGGTLVVIDDDGPDMHYMTQMHSLTPFGADLFSEDMVEDNMTWNFVAGLAVAREILESYGCVIRVISPRTTDAALGAGGTRVELWLPSFTDLSDLNGHAQEG; via the exons ATGTTACTCTTCGCAATTCCTCCTCAACCACCTCTCTCCAGCCCACACTCTCACACCTGTGCCCCCCATTTCTACACCTCCCTTCACTCTCTCGGACCAAATGCTCACAGAAGACGCTCCTTCCTCCTCTTCGCtccctcttcctctccctcttcGCTCGCAAGCTCTAGCCCAAGCCACGCGCTCCGCCACGTGTCCCAAGACGACGATGAGCCCGACGGAGCCATGGTCTCCTCCGCCTCCGCCCTCGCCTCCGCCATTCGCAGAGCCTCCACCTCTCCCGTGGAGTTCATGCAGCGGATCGACAAGGACCAAAAGAGCCGCCTCGTCCTCCCGAGCCCCGATTTTCAGAGACTCTGCGTCGAGCAGCTAGACCTCTTTCGCCGAATTGTCGATCCCGAAGCTCTGCTCTCG GTCTATGTAAGACCAGCTGGTAGTTATGTCATGGACCGTCTAGAGCTACGTCGTGTTACTGTTTATCCTGGAGGAGCGGATGTAGCTGACACTGTTATCATAGTCGGCAATTTCAGTGTTCCGACGGGTTTGCGCGCAGCAGAAGCTGCACTCTCCAATCAACAA GTAGAAGTTATGCCTGAGAATAGGGCTGTGGTTTTTCCGATGGTGAAACACCCGTTTGTGTTGGGATTCTTGGTTGCCGAGCTTCCGATGGAAACGTGTGGGAATGGAGAGAGTGAAGGGCGTGATTTAATTCACCGCTACCCTTCTCCGGAGGAAGCATATGCTTCGCCTCTGGGCTCGTGGGAAACTCGGAGTGTCAAGGAAGAGCCAAAGAGAATGTACAGGTTTAGTGCTGAGCAAAGAGCAAATGCTATCAACATAGCTCGGTCTCTAGCCATGGCTCATGTTATGGATCAG AAAGCAATGTTACTCAAGCAATCGTCATGGCAAAATAATGTCAGGATGAGCAATCTGGTTGAACAA ATTCGTGGTCCTCTTTCTAGCATTCGGACTTTAAGTAAGATGCTGTCTATTCAGCTGAAGAGAAGTGAG ATTGCTTATGACATTGTCGAAGACATGCTGGTGCAAGGTGATAGTATGAGAGATACCCTTCAACAAATCCAGGATGCTGTTTACTTGACaaag GCTAATATAGTGCACTATAACGAAGAAACGTTGAAGAAAGTGCATCATTCAACTTATACCCATGAGTCAGTGAGGTCTCAGTTACCAGATAACTTTTCAAGTGATGGTTCCAGAAATAAGAAGCAAACCTCTGGCAAGCCACTTTCTCTAAATGCTGTAGCCAAGGATTTAGAGATGCCCCTCCCACCTCTGGCTCTTGCTCCTCTACAACATGGAATTAG ACCATGCAATGTTTCTGATGTGTTGGCAGCTCTGGTTGAGGCTGTTAGACCTCTTGCCCATAAGCAGCAACGTATGGTAGAACTAAGTGAACTCTCGGATCCGTTAGAAGCTGCCGTGGAAGAACCTGCGTTGCGCCAGGCTCTGAGCAATTTGATTGAGGGTGCACTGTTGCGTACACATGTTGGAGGAAAGGTTGAAATTGTGTTTACTGGAGCACCTGCTGGTGGTACTCTTGTAGTTATTGATGATGATGGGCCTGATATGCACTATATG ACACAGATGCATTCCCTCACACCATTTGGAGCAGATCTCTTCTCAGAAGATATGGTTGAAGACAACATGACATGGAACTTTGTTGCTGGGCTAGCTGTTGCTCGTGAGATACTTGAGAGTTATGGCTGTGTCATCCGTGTCATATCTCCTCGGACCACAGATGCTGCCCTTGGAGCCGGTGGAACTCGTGTAGAACTCTGGCTTCCATCTTTTACAGATTTATCTGATTTAAATGGTCACGCTCAGGAAGGATAA
- the LOC132179205 gene encoding uncharacterized protein LOC132179205 isoform X1 produces the protein MWWMMGETGGHYCNKKSDDICGNVCGQQESSRVLSMLRLRCVLRGLDVKTLIFLFAFVPTCIFFIYLHGQKISYFLRPLWESPPKPFHVRPHYYDENVSMENQCKLHGWKMREFPRRVFDAVLYSNEKEILEIRWKELYPYVTQFVILESNSTFTGLPKPLFFASHRKDFKFVEPRLTYGTIGGRSKRGENPFIEEAYQRVALDLLLKKAGIEDDDLLIMSDVDEIPSRHTINLLRWCDDIPPVLHLQLKNYLYSFEFHVDDSSWRASVHRYETGKTTYAHYRQTDDLLADAGWHCSFCFRRISEFIFKMKAYSHYDRVRFSHYLNRDRVQRVICEGADLFDMLPEEYTFKDIIGKMGPVPHSFSAVHLPSYLLENADKYRFLLPGNCKRESG, from the exons ATGTGGTGGATGATGGGTGAGACAGGAGGCCATTACTGTAACAAAAAATCCGATGATATTTGCGGCAATGTTTGTGGCCAG CAGGAATCAAGTCGAGTGCTCAGCATGTTGAGACTCCGCTGTGTTCTGCGTGGCTTGGATGTGAAAACCTTAATCTTTCTTTTCGCATTTGTTCCGACGTGCATCTTTTTCATCTATTTGCATGGGCAGAAGATCTCATACTTCCTGCGGCCACTATGGGAATCGCCACCCAAACCTTTTCACGTACGACCACACTATTATGATGAGAATGTGTCAATGGAGAACCAGTGCAAACTTCATGGTTGGAAAATGCGTGAGTTCCCAAGGCGTGTTTTTGATGCGGTGTTGTACAGTAACGAGAAGGAAATCCTTGAAATACGATGGAAAGAATTGTATCCCTATGTGACACAATTTGTTATCCTTGAGTCAAATTCAACATTCACCGGATTGCCAAAGCCCTTGTTCTTTGCTAGTCATCGAAAGGATTTCAAATTTGTTGAGCCCCGATTGACTTATGGGACTATTGGGGGTAGATCTAAGAGAGGAGAAAACCCATTTATTGAGGAGGCATATCAGCGTGTGGCATTGGACTTGCTTCTCAAAAAAGCTGGTATTGAAGATGATGACTTGTTGATAATGTCTGATGTTGATGAGATCCCTAGCAGACACACGATCAATCTCTTGAGGTGGTGTGATGACATACCTCCGGTCCTTCATCTTCAGCTGAAGAATTATCTATATTCTTTTGAGTTCCATGTGGATGATAGCAGCTGGAGAGCTTCAGTCCACAGGTATGAAACCGGTAAGACAACGTATGCACATTATCGTCAGACAGATGACCTCTTGGCAGATGCTGGGTGGCATTGTAGCTTTTGCTTTCGCCGAATCAGTGAGTTTATATTTAAGATGAAAGCATACAGCCATTATGATAGGGTTAGGTTCTCTCACTATTTGAACCGTGACAGAGTACAGCGTGTAATCTGCGAGGGGGCTGATTTATTTGATATGCTTCCAGAGGAATACACCTTCAAAGATATCATAGGAAAAATGGGACCTGTTCCTCACTCCTTCTCAGCTGTTCATCTTCCATCATATCTTTTGGAGAATGCAGACAAGTATAGATTTCTGTTGCCTGGGAATTGCAAAAGAGAAAGTGGCTGA
- the LOC132179205 gene encoding uncharacterized protein LOC132179205 isoform X2: MWWMMGETGGHYCNKKSDDICGNVCGQESSRVLSMLRLRCVLRGLDVKTLIFLFAFVPTCIFFIYLHGQKISYFLRPLWESPPKPFHVRPHYYDENVSMENQCKLHGWKMREFPRRVFDAVLYSNEKEILEIRWKELYPYVTQFVILESNSTFTGLPKPLFFASHRKDFKFVEPRLTYGTIGGRSKRGENPFIEEAYQRVALDLLLKKAGIEDDDLLIMSDVDEIPSRHTINLLRWCDDIPPVLHLQLKNYLYSFEFHVDDSSWRASVHRYETGKTTYAHYRQTDDLLADAGWHCSFCFRRISEFIFKMKAYSHYDRVRFSHYLNRDRVQRVICEGADLFDMLPEEYTFKDIIGKMGPVPHSFSAVHLPSYLLENADKYRFLLPGNCKRESG, translated from the exons ATGTGGTGGATGATGGGTGAGACAGGAGGCCATTACTGTAACAAAAAATCCGATGATATTTGCGGCAATGTTTGTGGCCAG GAATCAAGTCGAGTGCTCAGCATGTTGAGACTCCGCTGTGTTCTGCGTGGCTTGGATGTGAAAACCTTAATCTTTCTTTTCGCATTTGTTCCGACGTGCATCTTTTTCATCTATTTGCATGGGCAGAAGATCTCATACTTCCTGCGGCCACTATGGGAATCGCCACCCAAACCTTTTCACGTACGACCACACTATTATGATGAGAATGTGTCAATGGAGAACCAGTGCAAACTTCATGGTTGGAAAATGCGTGAGTTCCCAAGGCGTGTTTTTGATGCGGTGTTGTACAGTAACGAGAAGGAAATCCTTGAAATACGATGGAAAGAATTGTATCCCTATGTGACACAATTTGTTATCCTTGAGTCAAATTCAACATTCACCGGATTGCCAAAGCCCTTGTTCTTTGCTAGTCATCGAAAGGATTTCAAATTTGTTGAGCCCCGATTGACTTATGGGACTATTGGGGGTAGATCTAAGAGAGGAGAAAACCCATTTATTGAGGAGGCATATCAGCGTGTGGCATTGGACTTGCTTCTCAAAAAAGCTGGTATTGAAGATGATGACTTGTTGATAATGTCTGATGTTGATGAGATCCCTAGCAGACACACGATCAATCTCTTGAGGTGGTGTGATGACATACCTCCGGTCCTTCATCTTCAGCTGAAGAATTATCTATATTCTTTTGAGTTCCATGTGGATGATAGCAGCTGGAGAGCTTCAGTCCACAGGTATGAAACCGGTAAGACAACGTATGCACATTATCGTCAGACAGATGACCTCTTGGCAGATGCTGGGTGGCATTGTAGCTTTTGCTTTCGCCGAATCAGTGAGTTTATATTTAAGATGAAAGCATACAGCCATTATGATAGGGTTAGGTTCTCTCACTATTTGAACCGTGACAGAGTACAGCGTGTAATCTGCGAGGGGGCTGATTTATTTGATATGCTTCCAGAGGAATACACCTTCAAAGATATCATAGGAAAAATGGGACCTGTTCCTCACTCCTTCTCAGCTGTTCATCTTCCATCATATCTTTTGGAGAATGCAGACAAGTATAGATTTCTGTTGCCTGGGAATTGCAAAAGAGAAAGTGGCTGA
- the LOC132179749 gene encoding probable E3 ubiquitin-protein ligase XERICO → MGLSINFPGAAEGVLPVLVMNTVFSVALLKNAVRSVLQVVGALHASGRSAPDDTSASQRRISITHVNKSLWWTTTMECCVCLCGFEADEEVSELSCKHFFHKGCLNKWFDNKHTTCPLCRSVN, encoded by the coding sequence ATGGGGCTCTCAATTAACTTCCCTGGTGCAGCCGAGGGAGTGCTTCCTGTGCTAGTAATGAACACAGTTTTCTCAGTGGCTCTTTTGAAGAATGCGGTGAGATCTGTGCTGCAAGTGGTGGGTGCCCTCCATGCTAGCGGCCGGAGCGCTCCAGACGACACTAGTGCAAGTCAGAGGAGAATTTCAATAACCCATGTGAACAAGTCATTGTGGTGGACTACAACAATGGAGTGTTGTGTTTGTCTCTGTGGGTTCGAAGCTGACGAGGAGGTGAGCGAGTTGTCTTGCAAGCATTTTTTCCACAAAGGTTGCTTGAACAAGTGGTTTGATAACAAGCATACCACCTGCCCTCTTTGTCGCTCTGTCAACTAA
- the LOC132177636 gene encoding uncharacterized protein LOC132177636, which translates to MGILSRSPVSRKPHETMRLIVTTFVGVVFGFFIGVSFPSLSLTKLNLSSNLLPTIDLSYIKGKESGLRNAWSSINVNNRSSTQAQNLNDTSKIWVPSNPRGAERLPPGVIEAESDLYLRRLWGKPSEDLTRKPQYLVTFTVGYNQRSNIDAAVKKFSENFTILLFHYDGRTTEWDEFEWSKQAIHVSVHKQTKWWYAKRFLHPDIVAPYDYIFMWDEDLGVEHFNAEEYIKLVRKHGLEISQPGLEPNRGLTWQMTKRRGDREVHKETEEKPGWCSDPHLPPCAAFVEIMAPVFSRDAWRCVWHMIQNDLVHGWGLDFALRKCVYPAHEKIGVVDSQWIVHQGVPSLGNQGESQNGKAPWQGVRDRCRKEWTIFQGRMANAEHAYFKAMGIDPSNSTTR; encoded by the exons ATGGGAATCCTTTCTCGCAG TCCTGTTAGCAGAAAACCACATGAGACCATGAGGCTTATTGTTACTACTTTTGTTGGAGTAGTTTTTGGGTTCTTCATAGGAGTATCCTTTCCATCGTTGTCATTAACTAAG CTGAACCTATCATCCAACCTTCTTCCTACAATCGATCTCTCATACATTAAGGGTAAAGAGTCAGGCCTTCGAAATGCTTGGTCATCTATTAATGTTAACAACAGAAGCTCAACTCAAGCTCAAAATTTGAATGATACATCGAAG ATTTGGGTTCCTTCAAATCCTAGAGGTGCAGAAAGACTACCTCCAGGAGTTATTGAAGCTGAGTCAGACCTCTACCTGCGAAGATTGTGGGGTAAGCCCAGTGAG GACTTGACTAGAAAACCACAGTACCTTGTGACCTTCACTGTAGGTTATAATCAGAGAAGCAATATTGACGCAGCTGTGAaaaag TTTTCAGAGAACTTTACAATCCTTCTATTTCATTACGATGGCCGAACAACTGAATGGGACGAGTTTGAGTGGTCGAAGCAAGCTATTCATGTGAGCGTTCATAAGCAGACTAAATG GTGGTATGCCAAACGATTTCTGCATCCAGACATAGTGGCTCCGTATGACTACATATTTATGTGGGATGAAGACCTGGGAGTTGAACATTTTAATGCAGAAGA ATACATAAAACTAGTGAGGAAGCATGGCTTGGAGATTTCGCAGCCTGGTTTGGAACCTAACAGAGGATTGACATGGCAGATGACAAAGAGAAGAGGTGACCGTGAAGTTCACAA AGAAACAGAGGAGAAACCGGGCTGGTGCAGTGACCCACATCTTCCTCCCTGTGCAGC GTTTGTTGAAATCATGGCTCCAGTGTTTTCAAGAGATGCATGGCGCTGCGTGTGGCATATGATTCAG AATGACTTGGTCCATGGGTGGGGTCTTGACTTTGCCCTGAGAAAATGTGTATAC CCTGCACATGAGAAGATTGGAGTTGTAGATTCGCAGTGGATTGTTCATCAAGGTGTTCCCTCACTTGGGAATCAG GGAGAATCGCAAAATGGAAAGGCACCATGGCAAGGG GTAAGGGACAGGTGTAGAAAGGAGTGGACAATATTCCAAGGTAGGATGGCAAATGCAGAACATGCATATTTTAAAGCAATGGGAATTGATCCTTCCAATTCGACAACTCGTTAG